A region from the Desulfurispira natronophila genome encodes:
- the rhlB gene encoding ATP-dependent RNA helicase RhlB, with protein MPRYPRKHPRPPCHSKANETDSRQQKKATPKPAAKDNATAKSVSSPQASEPGKENTHEPQANPEQSRKKKTKAANWSLEDFIVPPEKDKTRFHDMDLPLEVMQAVHDLGFQYCTPIQAKILPRTLEGKDAIGKAQTGTGKSAAFLITIITRLLADPRQKPPVGTPRALILAPTRELAMQIAKDAHELCRYTPLNVVTLYGGMDMNKQRQRLESEPVDIVVATPGRLLDLKYQKYVFLAKVELLVIDEADRMLDMGFIPDVRQIVQATMPKNRRQTLIFSATLAPEVTRLASTWMTEAVEIEIEPDQVAVDSVDQQVFLATGDQKFTLLWNLIEQQQLERVIVFANRRDETRRLAESLERYRISCAILSGDIPQNKRIRTLEDFREGRIRVLVATDVAGRGIHVDGISHVINYTLPENPEDYVHRIGRTGRAGASGISVSFACEDGSFYIPAIEDFLGKKLSCIYPDEKLLQPLPKPLPLSAVKSGKSGDGSGAKRPGSRQSPRRRRRTPKR; from the coding sequence GTGCCCCGTTACCCCCGCAAGCATCCGCGACCCCCATGCCATTCCAAGGCCAATGAGACTGACTCCAGGCAACAAAAAAAAGCAACCCCAAAACCAGCAGCAAAAGATAATGCAACTGCGAAGTCAGTCTCTTCTCCTCAGGCTTCAGAGCCAGGCAAAGAAAACACTCACGAGCCACAGGCAAACCCGGAGCAGAGTCGAAAAAAGAAAACCAAGGCTGCCAATTGGAGTCTTGAGGACTTTATTGTACCGCCGGAAAAAGACAAGACCCGCTTTCACGATATGGACCTGCCCCTGGAAGTTATGCAGGCGGTTCACGACCTGGGTTTTCAGTACTGCACTCCCATCCAGGCCAAAATTTTGCCACGGACCCTGGAAGGCAAGGATGCCATTGGCAAGGCCCAGACCGGAACGGGCAAAAGTGCCGCATTTCTCATAACCATAATCACTCGCCTGCTGGCGGATCCTCGCCAAAAGCCACCAGTGGGAACGCCCCGCGCCCTGATACTGGCCCCCACCCGGGAGCTGGCCATGCAGATTGCCAAAGATGCCCACGAGCTATGTCGCTACACTCCCCTGAATGTCGTCACCCTTTACGGTGGCATGGATATGAACAAGCAGCGCCAACGGCTGGAGTCCGAGCCAGTAGATATTGTGGTAGCCACACCGGGCCGCCTGCTGGACCTGAAGTACCAAAAGTACGTCTTTCTGGCCAAAGTAGAGTTACTGGTTATTGACGAAGCAGATCGCATGCTGGATATGGGATTCATTCCCGATGTGCGGCAGATTGTGCAAGCCACCATGCCCAAAAACCGCCGCCAGACCCTGATTTTTTCCGCCACTTTGGCACCGGAAGTAACCCGCTTGGCGTCTACCTGGATGACAGAGGCCGTCGAAATAGAAATTGAGCCGGATCAGGTGGCCGTGGACAGTGTCGACCAGCAAGTCTTTCTGGCTACTGGCGATCAAAAGTTCACCCTCTTGTGGAACCTCATCGAGCAACAACAGCTGGAGCGGGTTATCGTCTTTGCCAACCGTCGTGACGAAACCCGACGCCTGGCAGAATCCCTGGAACGCTACCGTATATCCTGTGCCATTCTCTCTGGCGATATTCCCCAGAACAAGCGCATCCGCACCCTGGAAGATTTCCGCGAAGGACGCATACGGGTGCTGGTAGCCACCGATGTGGCAGGCCGAGGTATACACGTGGACGGCATCAGCCACGTCATTAACTACACCTTACCGGAAAACCCGGAAGACTATGTACATCGCATTGGCCGGACCGGACGGGCCGGTGCCAGCGGCATATCGGTAAGTTTCGCCTGCGAAGACGGATCCTTCTACATTCCAGCGATTGAAGACTTCCTGGGCAAAAAACTTTCTTGCATTTACCCCGACGAAAAGCTACTGCAACCCCTGCCCAAACCTTTGCCCCTGAGCGCCGTCAAGTCTGGCAAATCCGGAGATGGCAGTGGAGCCAAGCGACCTGGCAGTCGTCAGTCCCCCCGCCGCCGAAGGCGGACACCAAAACGCTAG
- the sthA gene encoding Si-specific NAD(P)(+) transhydrogenase produces MSYQYDLIVIGSGPAGLNAALEAIKQDKRVLVIEERGFEGGNYLHNGTIPSKTLREAVLRLTGKGSALASASLTTQQQCQAEKSLDPCQEITFADLEREVLSVIGYQLHSLQTNLSHMGIDTLSGAARFINAHTLEVRDQKQRRAVTGDIILVATGSRPRTPSNVPIDNEVIFESTGLLRAGRIPKKMIVVGGGVIGTEYATIFAALGTQVQLLDRNERPLQFLDDEVCQLLTEIMAENGVEFVPGQNITAIRREGDEGVVQTDTGAYHADLVLYALGRTANTETLDLANANLSLNDWGYIPVNNLYQTATPNIFAVGDVIGWPSLASTSALQGQMAVRHAFRIPTSPFPELFPFGVYTIPEISMVGKTSQECEAKGYQHASGRARFGQMPRGIISNDLQGMVKLNFHQETGELLGVHIIGTSATEIIHTGYLAIMGRKRVDEFPAMVFNTPTFSEGYRIAALDGMCNLKNR; encoded by the coding sequence ATGTCATATCAATACGATCTCATCGTTATCGGCAGTGGCCCCGCTGGTCTCAATGCAGCCCTTGAGGCGATAAAGCAGGACAAGCGCGTTTTGGTTATTGAGGAGCGCGGCTTTGAGGGGGGCAACTACCTTCATAACGGCACTATTCCCAGTAAAACCTTACGGGAGGCAGTGCTGCGTCTCACCGGGAAAGGCAGCGCGCTGGCTTCTGCCAGTTTGACGACTCAACAGCAGTGCCAGGCAGAGAAATCCCTGGACCCCTGCCAGGAAATCACCTTCGCCGACCTGGAGCGGGAAGTTCTTTCCGTAATCGGGTATCAGTTGCATAGCCTGCAGACAAATCTCAGCCACATGGGCATCGATACATTGAGCGGAGCCGCACGCTTTATCAATGCCCATACCCTGGAAGTGCGAGACCAGAAACAGCGACGCGCCGTCACCGGCGACATCATTCTGGTGGCTACCGGCAGTCGACCCCGCACCCCTTCCAATGTCCCCATTGACAATGAAGTTATATTTGAAAGCACTGGCTTGTTACGAGCGGGGCGCATTCCCAAAAAGATGATTGTTGTGGGTGGCGGTGTTATTGGCACTGAATACGCCACTATCTTTGCTGCCCTGGGAACCCAGGTGCAACTGCTGGATCGCAATGAGCGCCCCTTGCAGTTTCTCGACGATGAGGTTTGTCAACTGCTCACAGAGATTATGGCAGAAAATGGCGTGGAATTTGTCCCCGGCCAGAACATTACCGCCATACGTCGAGAAGGAGATGAGGGTGTAGTACAGACGGATACCGGAGCCTACCATGCCGATTTGGTGCTCTACGCTCTGGGCCGCACTGCCAACACAGAAACACTGGATCTGGCCAACGCCAACCTGAGTCTTAACGACTGGGGATATATTCCCGTCAACAATCTGTACCAGACAGCAACACCCAACATTTTTGCTGTGGGAGACGTTATCGGCTGGCCCAGTCTGGCGAGCACCAGTGCCTTGCAAGGCCAGATGGCGGTGCGACACGCCTTTCGCATTCCCACGTCCCCCTTCCCGGAACTCTTCCCCTTTGGCGTCTACACCATTCCGGAAATCAGCATGGTGGGCAAGACCTCACAGGAGTGCGAAGCCAAGGGGTACCAACACGCCAGTGGTCGAGCGCGCTTTGGCCAAATGCCCCGCGGAATTATCTCCAACGATCTGCAGGGAATGGTGAAGCTCAATTTCCACCAGGAGACTGGCGAGCTGCTGGGAGTGCATATTATTGGCACCTCTGCTACTGAAATTATTCACACCGGCTACCTGGCAATTATGGGGCGAAAACGCGTAGATGAGTTTCCCGCTATGGTTTTCAACACTCCCACTTTCAGCGAAGGCTATCGCATCGCTGCCCTTGATGGTATGTGCAACCTCAAAAACCGCTGA
- a CDS encoding ABC transporter permease yields MFPTRPVVTPVSATLTQRRWQKFSHNRRGWYSLWILLILVVLCLLAELLAHERPIVVHYDGNWHFPQWIDYSETTFGGDLPILADYRDPYLVELIEEQGWMVWPPIRYHYRSINYDSPHPHPAPPSQENWLGTDDQGRDVLARLIYGFRLSFLFAVLLTLASAVIGIAAGAVQGYYGGKIDLLGQRFIEIWSGLPVLFVLIILSSIVQPSFWWLLGIMVLFSWTALVDVVRAEFLRGRNLEYVRAARALGVGDSAIILRHVLPNAMVATMTFLPFIFTGAVTTLTALDYLGFGLPPGSPSLGELVAQGKNNLHAPWLGLTAFFSLATLLTLLVFVGEGVRDAFDPRKS; encoded by the coding sequence TTGTTCCCCACCCGACCAGTTGTCACCCCAGTTTCCGCCACACTGACACAACGCCGCTGGCAAAAATTTAGCCATAACCGGCGTGGCTGGTACTCGCTGTGGATTTTATTGATACTGGTCGTCCTGTGTCTGCTGGCAGAGCTGTTAGCCCACGAACGTCCCATAGTGGTTCATTACGATGGCAACTGGCACTTTCCCCAATGGATTGACTATTCTGAAACCACCTTTGGGGGCGATTTGCCCATCCTGGCAGACTACCGCGATCCATACCTGGTGGAACTGATCGAAGAGCAGGGCTGGATGGTATGGCCCCCTATTCGCTACCATTATCGCTCCATCAACTATGACAGCCCCCATCCGCACCCGGCTCCCCCCTCGCAGGAAAACTGGCTTGGAACCGATGATCAGGGCCGGGATGTGTTGGCGCGGCTTATCTACGGTTTCCGCCTCTCCTTCCTTTTTGCCGTGTTGCTTACTCTTGCCAGCGCTGTCATTGGTATAGCAGCGGGAGCGGTGCAGGGTTACTACGGCGGAAAAATCGACCTGCTGGGACAACGTTTTATCGAAATCTGGAGTGGCTTGCCGGTACTGTTTGTGCTTATTATCCTCTCCAGTATTGTACAGCCCAGCTTCTGGTGGTTATTGGGCATTATGGTGCTTTTTAGCTGGACGGCCTTGGTGGACGTGGTGCGGGCTGAATTTCTGCGGGGTCGCAATCTGGAGTATGTGCGGGCCGCCCGCGCTCTGGGGGTTGGAGACAGTGCCATAATTTTGCGCCACGTACTGCCCAATGCCATGGTGGCTACCATGACCTTTTTGCCCTTTATCTTTACCGGCGCTGTTACTACGCTGACAGCCCTGGACTATCTGGGCTTTGGTCTGCCTCCTGGCTCACCCTCCCTGGGAGAGCTGGTGGCTCAAGGCAAAAACAATCTCCATGCCCCCTGGCTTGGATTGACGGCTTTCTTTTCCCTGGCAACCCTGCTGACCCTGCTGGTCTTTGTTGGTGAAGGAGTGCGCGATGCCTTCGATCCCCGAAAATCCTGA